The DNA window AATGGTTTCACTTTATGAAAATGAATTTGATATCAGGCAGGAATTTGGCCAATATCAACAAATAGAATATGCATTGATTTATTCCAAATAACATAAAATATGGAATTACCTAAAAACACAGCCGGTATCTTCGAATATCTTCAAAAAGGTCTCTTCATAAGTTCAAACAGTACTGACGAGGAAGTTCGAAAAATGTATTACACTATTGAAGAGTCTTATGAACTGCTTAATGAGTATTTTGCACACATCAATTTTTGTTTGGAACAGGGAAATGAATATTATTATTTCTCACGAAAAGAGCCAAAAGCCACTTTGGAACAGAAAATAAGCCGTGCTTACTGCTGGATAGACATTCTGGATTTTTTCAAAACCTACAATGAATCGTTCGGAGCAGGTTATCGCTTTTCTCCGGCGGACATATTGGTTCAAAGCAATATGAACATGGAGTTACGAATAAAACTGGACGGACTGAAAAAGCACTCCGCAGGAAAAGAAAAACGAAAAGATATATTGGATAGTATAATAGATCGTTTGATAAAAGAATCGTTTATTGAAAGTGAAAATGAAATCAATAACACCTACAAGGTAATGACGGCATGGAACTACTTGGAGCAACTAATAGAAAGTATTAACATCACAGACGAAACAGAAAATGAGATATCTCAATAAAATTATTTTCATTAACAGTGCAACTATTCATTACGCTGAAGTGCGTGTGGATGGCAATGTTCATTTTATAGGAACACAAGGAGTAGGCAAAAGTACCATTCTTCGTTCCATCCTTTTTTTCTATAATGCCGACACACAAAAGTTGGGTATTCCTGTGGAGAAAAAAAACTACACGGACTACTATTATCAATACTCCGACTCGTACATAATTTACGAAGTAACGCGAGAAAACGGAAACTTTTGTGTCCTAAGTTTCAAATCAATGAACCGCATCTGCTACCGTTTTATAGACAGTGAGTACCGAAAAGAGCTGTTTATAGGAGAAGATAACGCTGCTTATGATAGTTGGGAAAAAATACGGGCTTCATTGGATAAAAACAAGGTTCAATACTCAAATAACATCAATACGTATGATGAATACCGGAACATTCTTTATGGAAATTCACAAGGCAGAAAAGACTATCGGAAATATTCTTTGATGGAAAGCAAACAATTTCAGAATATTCCCCGAACCATACAAAATGTATTATTAAATTCAAAATTGGAAGCTGAATTCATCAAACAAACCATTATTTCTTCTTTAAACGAAGAAGAGGTGAATATTGATTTGAACAGATACAAAACTCATTTATTCAATTTTGAAACACAATTAAAAGACATTGAGGGGTTTCAGAATCCGACAACGGGAAAACTGGCTGAACGGATTTCACAATTATCAATGGACATTAACTATGCTGAAAAAAGTATCATTGCCGGTTGCAAAGAACTTTTCGTCGCACACGAAAAGGTTCTGAAAGAGATTCCTCTTTTGCATGAAAAGCAAAAAAAGAGTGAAGAGGCTAAAAGTACGGTCCTGCAAAGAAAAGCAGACATCGAAAACAAGTCTAAACAGAAGTGCGCCAAACTGGAAGGAGATTTAGCCGTCTGCAAAAATCAGCTGAGCGTTGCCCGAAAAAAGGAAGAAAACTATGCTGAAAAGGGAATAGCTCAAATTATAGAGCGGGTGAACAAACGACAGGAAAAGAGAGAACAAATAAAAGGTCTGAATGAGGAACGAACAATTTTAACCGTTCAGTTCCGAGACGTGACTACAAAATACGATGCACTTATTAACAATATTGAGAACCAGTTCCAGGCTTTCAACAATGAAAAGCAAAATCAAAAGCTGGATCTTGGAAATCTTTTCAATAACCAAAAAGAAAAGATGCGAGTGGACTATATGAAGCAGACTGATGAGTTTCGCTTGAATATGGAATGTGAACTGGAAAGATTAAGAGAAAACAAAAACCGCATTCAGGAAGAGTTGAAGGAACTTGGATTCAGACAAAGGGAATGGGAAAACGAACAGTTGTTCCAAAAAGAAATTGCTGCTATCAGGAATCGCCTGATAGAGTCTGAACCGTCTATGCAAAAGATAAAAAACAATGTGGAGGCGGCAAACCTTCGTATTGAAAAAATAATCGATCAATGGCATAAGGAGCTGGAAAATAAGGAGAATGAAACCAACTCCAGGCGTAACATTTTAAAGGAACAGATAAATGAGTTGCGCAATCAAATTGAAAAGATTTCTTCATATATAGAAAATAGCAAAAATTCATTCTACGGATGGCTGAATAACAATGTGGATAGATGGGAAGAGACTATCGGAAAAGTATGTAATGACTCCGTTTTGCATCAAAGCAATTTAGCACCTCTACGCATGGATTCATCTACCGATTCACTCTTTGGAGTAAAAATTGAATTGAACGAGATAGATTTTCAGGTAAAGACTATCGAGGATTATCTGCAGGAAAAAGAGGAATCTGAAAAAAAGATTGTAGAGTGTACAAATCAGATAACCAAGTTAACTGATTTGTTCGAGGCAGATAAGGAGAAGTTGAGAAAAAAGTATCAGCCACAGATTAGGGAGCAAAAGGAGCAGATTCGTCAACTTGAATATGAATGGGAGTTAACCAACCGTGCCATTCAAAATGATAAACTGGAGCTTACTGATTGGCAAAAGCGAGCAACGGAGGAACAACAGAAACGCCTGACTGATCTTAGCCGGACAATGGAAGATGTATCCATTCGCCTGCAAACAGCGATCAAGGAACTGTCCGATTGCAACGAACGTAAAGAAAAAGATCTTACCGCTCATAAAAATGACCTTGCCCGGAAAATTAAGGTTCTTGATAAGGAGAATGAAGATATGCAAAAAGTCCTGACAGAGGAAATCAATGCTGAACGAACAAAATTACTGTCACAGAAAAGCATTTATGAACAAGAAAAGCAGGCAAATCTGAAAGAACAGGGAGCCGACACCAACCGACTGCAAGCTATTGACAGTCGGCTTGCCATACTTACAGCAGAACTTACGTTTATTGAAGAGAATCTGGCGTTGGTAACCGAATATAAGAAGGATAAACGAGAGCTATTGGACAAAGTACCTGAAATAAAGAGTCAAAAGAAACAACTGGAAGAGAAAATTCAGGAAGAGAATCTCCGACTTGAACAAGAGCTAAAAGTCATTCAAGAGAAGTTCTTTAAAATCAATGCCGAGATAAAAGAGACAGAAAACAATCTCCGGAGTAGCTATGAAAACAGCGAAGAATATAACAAAATATCGGCACTTGATTGGTACGACAATATGCAATCATACTTCAGCACCAATGCCTGTGCCAAGGTAAAGACTGAAAAATCATGCAAAGAGCTGATTGGGGAAATCACCCGTATTGTCATGAATAAAAGCCGAAAAATGGGAGATCTTCGCAAAGAGGTCAACGAATTCATGGGGAATTTCTCTGTTAATAACATCTTTGCATTCAAAACTCAGCTTAGTGATGATAAAGAATACATGCTCTTTGCCGAAGAACTGCGCGATTTTATGGAGGAGCATAAAATTGAAGAATTTATCAAACGGGTAAACGAGCGTAACTCTGACATATTTAAGCAAGTAAGTAATGACACAACCGAACTCACGTCACGGGAAGGTTCAATTCTATCGGTCATTACCAAGATCAATAACGATTTTGTTACCCGAAACTTTGTAGGAATTATCCAACGTATTGAAATGCGTATGGATTCTAGTTCGAATAAAGTAGTAGGCGTATTGAAAGAGATAAAAAAATTCAATGATGAGCATGGTTTCGACATTGGAATAAGCAATTTGTTCTCTTCAGGAAATGAGGATCAGATTAGACAAAAGGCAATAGGACTATTACAGGAGTTAATCAAGGTAATGAATGCCTATCGAAGTGATATAATTACGCTTTCAGACTCTTTTGAATTAAAGTTCAGGGTTATAGAGAATCAGAATGATACAGGTTTCGTAGAACGACTTTCCAACGTAGGTTCAGAAGGAACGGATATTCTGGTGAAAGCAATGATTAACATTATGTTACTGAACGTATTTAAAGAAGGAGCATCGCGGAAGTTTAAGGATTTTAAACTTCATTGTGTTATGGATGAAATAGGAAAGCTACATCCCAATAACATTGCCGGTATACTGAAATTTGCCAATGACCGTAATATTCTATTGATCAATGGTTCGCCAACTGAACAAAATGCATTAGCTTATAAGCATATCTATAAACTGGAAAAAAATGCAGAAAGTTCTACTCAGATTATACGAATCCTTTCACAAGCATAATCAAAATGGAAATATCGCGACATACAGCCAAACTGCTTAAAGAACTTTCGGAAGGTGAACGAATATCCTTCAGCCGCCTTTCGAATGATTTCTTCAGTCAATTGATTGAAGAAAGAATATTGCTGGTACAAATACAAGGGCGGACTCGTAAATCTATCTATCTTCCCAACCCGGAAAGGCTGGAAGCTTATCTTCAAAACCATTATAACATCAGCAATCTGGATAACTACATTGCACATTTAGAAACGAGCAACAGCAATCGTACGGAAAACATAAAGATATCGGGCAACTCAAAGCTCAAAAAAGTACGCACTTTTAAAGGTTTTATGGTCAACGTACTCAGCCCAATAACTGTCATGCTCAATGGAAAGGAACAGATTCTTTTACCTAATCCTGGAAGCTTCACTTTTATTTATGATTACCAATCATTCTCTATTCCCGACCATGTAACGGTTATAGGGATAGAAAATACAGAAAACTTCCGGTATATTGAAAAACAACAAGAACTGTTTAGCAAATACACCCCTCTATTTGTCTGTCGTTACCCACAAAGTCAGCACAAAGACCTTATTCAATGGTTACAGAGCATCCCAAATCCCTATCTGCATTTCGGTGATTTCGACTTTGCAGGAATCACTATATATCAGAATGAGTACAAAAAATACTTAAACGAACGCGCATCCCTATTCTTTCCACTAGTTATTGAAGAGTTGCTTCCTTGCTTTGGAAACAGAAATTTATACGATAAACAACTACATCTTACAAATCAAATCATTCCCAACGAACCAAATGTAGCTAAGTTGCTCCAACTGATTCATCTTCATCATAAGGGATTGGAACAAGAAATATTAATTGATACTGTATAACATAACCATCAATTATCCCCAATTTTTAGAATATGCTTATGATCCAGATAAAAAAAAGCCCCAAAAACTAAGTTTTTGAGGCTTCTCTTGCGGTGCGTACGAGACTCGAACTCGTGACCCCATGCGTGACAGGCATGTATTCTAACCAACTGAACTAACGCACCAATATTTCAATAAAAAAACACTATTATTTAGATTGCAAATACAAATTAAACTTTGGCGGTGCGTACGAGACTCGAACTCGTGACCCCATGCGTGACAGGCATGTATTCTAACCAACTGAACTAACGCACCAGTATTTTGTATTGCTATCATTTCTGATTGCGGATGCAAAGGTAGACATTTTTTTCATTCCTGCAAGTACTAAAAGAAAAAAAACTCATTTTTTATTCATTTTAGTCTTGTAAAAGCATGTTTTATTCAGTACGAAGTGACAAACAATAACATTTAATACAAACTTCTTGCTTTAATAATTCATTCTTTGGCAATAATTCGCTATTTTTGCGAACTCATAA is part of the uncultured Bacteroides sp. genome and encodes:
- a CDS encoding ATP-binding protein produces the protein MRYLNKIIFINSATIHYAEVRVDGNVHFIGTQGVGKSTILRSILFFYNADTQKLGIPVEKKNYTDYYYQYSDSYIIYEVTRENGNFCVLSFKSMNRICYRFIDSEYRKELFIGEDNAAYDSWEKIRASLDKNKVQYSNNINTYDEYRNILYGNSQGRKDYRKYSLMESKQFQNIPRTIQNVLLNSKLEAEFIKQTIISSLNEEEVNIDLNRYKTHLFNFETQLKDIEGFQNPTTGKLAERISQLSMDINYAEKSIIAGCKELFVAHEKVLKEIPLLHEKQKKSEEAKSTVLQRKADIENKSKQKCAKLEGDLAVCKNQLSVARKKEENYAEKGIAQIIERVNKRQEKREQIKGLNEERTILTVQFRDVTTKYDALINNIENQFQAFNNEKQNQKLDLGNLFNNQKEKMRVDYMKQTDEFRLNMECELERLRENKNRIQEELKELGFRQREWENEQLFQKEIAAIRNRLIESEPSMQKIKNNVEAANLRIEKIIDQWHKELENKENETNSRRNILKEQINELRNQIEKISSYIENSKNSFYGWLNNNVDRWEETIGKVCNDSVLHQSNLAPLRMDSSTDSLFGVKIELNEIDFQVKTIEDYLQEKEESEKKIVECTNQITKLTDLFEADKEKLRKKYQPQIREQKEQIRQLEYEWELTNRAIQNDKLELTDWQKRATEEQQKRLTDLSRTMEDVSIRLQTAIKELSDCNERKEKDLTAHKNDLARKIKVLDKENEDMQKVLTEEINAERTKLLSQKSIYEQEKQANLKEQGADTNRLQAIDSRLAILTAELTFIEENLALVTEYKKDKRELLDKVPEIKSQKKQLEEKIQEENLRLEQELKVIQEKFFKINAEIKETENNLRSSYENSEEYNKISALDWYDNMQSYFSTNACAKVKTEKSCKELIGEITRIVMNKSRKMGDLRKEVNEFMGNFSVNNIFAFKTQLSDDKEYMLFAEELRDFMEEHKIEEFIKRVNERNSDIFKQVSNDTTELTSREGSILSVITKINNDFVTRNFVGIIQRIEMRMDSSSNKVVGVLKEIKKFNDEHGFDIGISNLFSSGNEDQIRQKAIGLLQELIKVMNAYRSDIITLSDSFELKFRVIENQNDTGFVERLSNVGSEGTDILVKAMINIMLLNVFKEGASRKFKDFKLHCVMDEIGKLHPNNIAGILKFANDRNILLINGSPTEQNALAYKHIYKLEKNAESSTQIIRILSQA